The Iamia sp. SCSIO 61187 genomic sequence ACCGTCTGCCCGTGGTACATCCGCCAGCCGTCGCGGCCCTCGAAGTCCATGCCCAGGTCCCGCCCCTCGAGGAGCGCCGGGTCGGGGCCGAGGTCGGCGGTGCCGGCGGGGTAGGCGTCGTCGTGGTGGGCGCAGAACAGGAACGGGTCGATCGTGGGCCACTGCGGCCCCAGCTCGACGGTCTGCAGCACCGGGTCTTCGATCATGGATCCAGGCTACGGGCGGGTCACAACCCCGCGGTCGGAGTGGGTCTGACCCACTCCGACCGGTGCGCTCGGTCAGCGGCGGCGGTGGGGCTCGGAGTGGTCCCAGTCGGCCAGCAGGGCGCGGAGGGCGGTGAGCAGGACGAGCGGCTCGTCGAGCATCGGGTGGTGCCCGGCCTCGGGGAGCTCGACGACGGGGGCGACGCGGCCCAGCTCCTCGTACATGAAGTCGCCGATGTCATGGGTGACCAGCCCGTTCTCGCACCGGAGCAGCGCGAAGCGGGCGACGATGCGCCGCAGGTAGGGCAGGGCCACGCCCCGGATCGACCCCCCGCCGAACTGGCCGAACACGGTCGGGTCGAACTTCCAGCGGACGCCCCCGTCGACCTCGACGAGCGACCGGCGCCCGACGTGGTCCATCACGTAGTCGAGGTAGCGCTCCTGGGGCGGGACGGTGCGGAACCGGAGGAGCGCCTCCTCGACCGACGGGTAGGTGCGGCTCCTCCCGAACGCCTCCTTGAGGCGGGAGGCCTCGACCTCGGGGTCGGGCTCGGTCACCGGTGAGTCCACGATCACCACCCCCGAGATCATCTCGGGGTGGAGGGCGGCGGT encodes the following:
- a CDS encoding alpha/beta fold hydrolase, which gives rise to MHPDVPVHPGAPGWFRRNLEVPFTDEVADVDGTPIHFLAWGETGRRGLVFVHGGGAHAHWWTHIAAAFADEYRVVALDLSGHGDSGRRDVYRFEQWTDEVIAVTAAAGIEGLPVVVGHSMGGFVTIATAALHPEMISGVVIVDSPVTEPDPEVEASRLKEAFGRSRTYPSVEEALLRFRTVPPQERYLDYVMDHVGRRSLVEVDGGVRWKFDPTVFGQFGGGSIRGVALPYLRRIVARFALLRCENGLVTHDIGDFMYEELGRVAPVVELPEAGHHPMLDEPLVLLTALRALLADWDHSEPHRRR